TGCAGATGCACATGGAACTCTCCTATGGCCGCGGCTACGATCCAATCGGGAGGCAACCACCGTCTCTTCCTCCTCCGTCGCAACAGCACTGGTCCAGCAAGTAAGCAAACGATTCGGCACTTTCCCCCATCCAGTTAATCAGTTGCCTCAATTTTAGTGGGTTCTCCGACGACTCTGCTTCCTGCTTTCGCAGGGGATCCTACATTGAACTGGCCAGCGGGACCATGCGCCGCGTGGAGGACATACGCACCGAGGACTTCATCCAGTCGGCGCTGCGCAGTCAACTATTTGAGCTACGAGAGGCGACAGTAGTGAGGATAGACCGGAGTGGATGCCCCAGCCTGGTGACCCTCACCTTCAGCTACGACACACACCACGCGAAGGTGGGTTCGCCAATCTCTACCCATATTCGTCTAACCACTGACCAATGTTTTAGATGGACTTGCAGGTGAAGCCGGGTCATCCGATGTTTGTTTACGGACAAGGTTGGGCCTCCTGCGATCCACAGTTGTCGCTGCAGCTGTACGAGCTCAAgtgccagcagctgcaggtgGGCGACATCTGTTTGTCGCTGGTGCCACGCGAGCAGCCCGCCGCACCATGTCCGCCTCCGCCGGCCCCGCCACCACCGTGTCCGCCTCCTACTCTGCCCACGTCCATGGAAATGCCAGTGCCTATGGGTTCTCCGCCTACCGGAAGCTATGGATTTCCGCCGTTTAAACATCCGTACGAGATGTACGCCCAAATGGCCAGTTTTGTGGCCGTCTACACCCAGCACATGATGGGAAAGCTAAACTATTAGGCTACAAATTTGATGATTCAGCTGACGTTTCAGGAATATATTCAACGCTATTCCTTGAGTACGCCAcgcatataaaaatgtaatctATGTACAAAAATCACACTgcattttgcttaattttctggaataaagtttaaattagctgaaatttcaatttcaagcTCAAATTGCGCGCCAAATATAACAGAGATGCCACTTTGGCCGATATCCACTGCATTCAACAGTTCTTCTTGACGCACGAAGTGCTCGTGTCACGATTCTCCGAAGTTGTAATCCAAGAATGCTGGACAATTTGGATGACAAGTCAATCCTCCTGTCAAGCATTCTGATTGCAGAACACATCCCAGTTGTGGTGCAGTGAAAAATTACACAAGGAAAATCGGATTCGATGGCCCGTTGAGCGCCAGCGTCAGCTGTTTCTATCGATAACTGATTGGCACGATTGTTGCagcaagaaaagaaaaggaaaagaacGAAATAATTAGTGTAAACTAAACTGTGAATATCCACGCCAAACAGTGGTTAATGACGAACTCCGCAGCCATTCGATGTCTGCGCTAGCTTCGCCAATTCCCTCCATGAAGAACGCGATCCACCCAGAAAACTGCAACGGAGCTGGAACCGAGGAGGAGGCGTCCTCCGCGTTCCACGCGGAAATCGACCGCGTTCTGCTGAACAACAATGCCAATCACGTTGGCAGCAACCGCGAAAGCGGCGGTGGTAAAGGCGGCAGTGGTAAAGGCAGCGGGAAGGGTAGCGCCAACAGAAGCGGCAATATTGCCGGCTTGGGAGGAAGTGAATCCATGTGGTCatctggtggtggtggtaagTCGCACGACGTTGCGCAGGCGTTCGCCAGTGCACTGCGCAACATGAACCATGATATTGGCAAAGGGCAGGCAGTGGTCCAAAATCACCGGAAGGCTTACCAATGCAAAGGTAAGTCGACAGTTTTGACAGTTGCGGCAATCGTTTACATTTTTCCATCTCAGCAGGCGATACGGTCAACCCGATTGCCAATGGCGAAGATCTGCGTCTGTCCAAGATTTTCCGCAGGCTAATTAACGAGAGCAATCTCACCGTGTCTCTG
This Drosophila simulans strain w501 chromosome X, Prin_Dsim_3.1, whole genome shotgun sequence DNA region includes the following protein-coding sequences:
- the LOC6725318 gene encoding ataxin-1-like; its protein translation is MACWAIKQVRDGMVGQPSVRVGDIPGKTVENTLVLNEQVYINCQPGQGILQLTSYRPDEQIDMQMHMELSYGRGYDPIGRQPPSLPPPSQQHWSSNGFSDDSASCFRRGSYIELASGTMRRVEDIRTEDFIQSALRSQLFELREATVVRIDRSGCPSLVTLTFSYDTHHAKMDLQVKPGHPMFVYGQGWASCDPQLSLQLYELKCQQLQVGDICLSLVPREQPAAPCPPPPAPPPPCPPPTLPTSMEMPVPMGSPPTGSYGFPPFKHPYEMYAQMASFVAVYTQHMMGKLNY